The Apostichopus japonicus isolate 1M-3 chromosome 6, ASM3797524v1, whole genome shotgun sequence genome contains a region encoding:
- the LOC139968576 gene encoding uncharacterized protein has protein sequence MSWRGGGGGGGGFRGRGGGSRGGRGGGFRGGRGGGDRGGRGGRGGFGRGGGRGGGGRFQSYGPPDYVVEVGSFMHPAEDDLVCHSTNEKVPYFNAPIFLENKEQIGKIDEIFGHVTDFYFSVTLLDNMKASSFAKDQKFFIDPGKLLPLERFLPKPAGAPRGVGKRGGRGRGGFRGGSGGGFRGGRGGGDRGGRGGYRGGSGGYRGGSGGGSRGGYGGRGGSGGRGGSGFRGRGGGGGFRGGGGGGHKTF, from the exons ATGTCTTGGAGAGGAGGCGGAGGAGGAGGCGGAGGTTTtagagggaggggtggtggaTCCAGAGGTGGTCGTGGTGGTGGATTCAGAGGTGGCCGTGGTGGTGGTGACAGAGGTGGTCGTGGAGGTCGTGGTGGCTTTGGAAGAGGTGGAGGCAGAGGAGGAGGTGGTCGCTTTCAATCTTATGGACCACCGGACTATGTAGTTG AGGTAGGATCATTCATGCATCCAGCAGAAGATGACTTGGTATGCCACAGTACTAATGAGAAAGTGCCTTACTTCAATGCTCCCATCTTCTTGGAGAACAAAGAGCAGATTGGGAAAATAGATGAGATATTTGGCCATGTGACAGACTTT TATTTCTCAGTCACGCTTTTGGACAACATGAAAGCCAGTTCCTTTGCCAAAGATCAAAAG TTCTTCATTGATCCTGGTAAGCTGCTACCTCTGGAGAGATTCCTACCTAAACCAGCTGGTGCTCCTCGAGGAGTTGGAAAGAGAGGTGGAAGAGGCAGAGGAGGATTTAGAGGAGGGAGTGGTGGCGGATTCAGAGGTGGCCGTGGTGGTGGTGACAGAGGTGGTCGTGGTGGATACAGAGGAGGGAGTGGTGGATACAGAGGAGGCAGTGGTGGAGGATCACGAGGAGGCTATGGCGGTAGAGGAGGCAGTGGTGGCAGAGGAGGCAGTGGATtcagaggaagaggaggaggaggtggtttCAGGGGAG gAGGCGGCGGAGGCCACAAGACTTTCTGA